Genomic window (Aquimarina sp. BL5):
TGGGGAGTTTACCATTGATGCGTTAAATGCCAACAAAGCAATTGCTTTTGATGTGACATTCAATAATTACAATCCCGGGCCCCCATTAGCAGGCAATGGAGTGACATTTGTCTGTGTGTATAAATCTCGAATAGGAACGGGTCAGTGTGAGACACGTCCTTGCCCTGAAGGAGATTTACAACCTAATGGATGTTCCTTGGATGTATCAGGTGATACTTATACGATTTGTGATAGAGGAGAAGCACCACTGACCTATTGTGATATTATGACCAGTAATCCTGCTACCAACCCAAAGATTGTGTATTTCAGTACTACTATTCCTGATCGTGATTTTATTTTACAATTAGAAGAAGGAGATTATCGCATTTTACTAGTCAATGGAAATTCCAATACCGCTTTAGATATTCAATATGAATTACTGGTAGAACGGGAAATACGAAGAAACAATATGGTAGGAGGTTTACGATTGGTTAAAACAGAAGACAAACCTTCAGAAAATGCTACTGATGTATTGACTAAGTATTATTATTATAATACGTTGCCTGAAAATGGAGTAATTACTCCTAGTATTATAGAAGGGAACTATGCTTCTTCCGGAGTGGTGCATCAAAAACTATTCTTTTCTGATGTAGAAATACATAGTGGTCTTGTGCGTGATGGTGTCAATGTACCTGATGTGAATTTGTATAAGTTTTATAGCAACAACCTGGCTCCAAAAACAAAATACAATATCGCCTATACCAACGTATCTGAAATACAATTCAAAAATAATCAATATCAAGGGCATACCACCTATACCTTTTACAATCAAGATGATGGTGTTGCGGTAGCAAACCGTCCTTATTTCCCCAGATACCATCTAAACGGAAGACTGAGAGCGACGACCCATTATAATGATCAAAGAAAAATGGTGCAGCAAAGCTCACAGCTGTACTCACAACAAACCCTGAGTACCACCATGCCACACAACGGAGTCTTTATGATCCCAGAGGCAGTTGCACATCAAGCCTGTAAGAAAAAAATATACCAGGATGGCGTCTATACTATTTCCGTCTCACTTGCTGACCCTATAGTGGGTGGTTGTTTTGGAGGAGGAGAATCAGGGCCATATACCATCTATTTCGCCAACAAGTACCGCTTAACACCTGTATGGACACGATTAGAGGCAAAAACAGAAAAACAGTTTTTTGAGGATCAGCTCATAGAGCAAAAAACAGAATACTTCTATGATAACGATACTCATAAACAAATGACACGTACGCAAACCACCAAAAACAATGGGGAGATCGGGATCTCTAAAATGTATTACCCTCAGGATAGAGCAGCGCTCGGTACCTTACCTCTTAATGCCAACAAAGCTATTGATGTAATGATAGATACCCATCGTATTGGAATGCCTTTGCAAGTAGAGCAGTACACCAAGCAAGGAACTGAAAACATCCTACTGGCTACACAAAGAACAGATTATAAATTATGGGGTACCGAAAAACATGTATCTCCAGAATTTGTGTATACCAGTAAAGGAAATGCAACGCTGGAAGAGCGCATGCGATATGTAGATTATGATAATCTAGGACATCCATTAGAAGTTGTACAGACCTTAGGAAGTCCAGTTATATTTATTTGGGGATACAACAATAGATATCCGATTGCCAAAATTGCCAACGCTACCTATATAGGGATGCCTACAGAGGTTATCGATTTGATTGATCAGATCAAAACAATCTCTAATGCAGAGGATACTGCTTCTGAGGAGATTGCTATGCGATCTAAGTTCAAGGATTTAAGATCCCACACATTCTTTGCTAATGCAGAAATAACGAGTTATACCTATAACCCACAAATTGGTGTGACTAGTATCACAGATCCTAGGGGATATACGATGTATTACGAATATGATGGTTTTAATCGATTATCAACGGTAAAAGATCAGGATGATAATTTGATATCAGAAAACAAGTATAACTACAAAAACTAGTAACAGATGAAAAATATTGTAACACAAATTGCTACAGTCTTGCTAGTTTTAGTAAGCGTAGTGGTAACTGCCCAAACAGCAGATACAGTAATTATAGAAAACGAAACCATTAATGCATCTAGCGATCCGGCATTACTTAATATAAGCGCAGGTCAAAAAATTATCATTAAACCAACCACTTGGATACAACCGGGTACTGTATTTTCTGCAACGATTTCTGGAGATCCTTATGTAAATCCATTATTAAGCACTGACGAGAATTATGTATTTACACGAGTGTATCAAAAGGAGAAGACCAGTTTTTCTGAAGTTAGCAATAATAGTGATGTGATCGAAAGCATTACCTACTTTGATGGATTAGGTCGTGCTACGCAACAAATAGGGATCAAAGCCTCTCCTGATAAAAAGGATATTGTAACTCATATGGAATATGATACTTATGGAAGACAAGCAAAACAGTATTTACCTTTCGAGAGACAAAATGAAGTTATAGGAAGTTATGACCCCGTTGATGTTATTACAGATATTAATAGTTATTATAAAACAAAATATCCTAATGATTTTATCGGAATGGCAGAAGCTGATGTCAATGCCTATTCAGAGACTATTTTTGAGAAATCTCCATTAAGTAGACCTTTAAAACAGGCTGCACCAGGATTAGACTGGATTGCAAAAACTACAGGAGATGATCATACCATAAAATTAGATAGAAGGGCCAATAATGCCGCGGATGATGTGGTCTATTTTAGAGTAAACTTTATAGACGGCAATACCGAAGCGCCTAGCTTGGTAAAAGTGGGAGATTATCCAGATAATGAACTCTTTGTAAACATTACCAAAGATGAGAATTGGGTCACGGGTGATGGTGATAATCACACTACACAGGAATTCACTGATAAATCTGGTAGAGTCATTCTAAAGCGTACTTTTAACTCCTCTCCCTCTGGGGGAGGTGCCGCAGGCGGAGGGGGAGCACACGATACCTATTATGTATACGATGATTTTGGGAATCTTACCTATGTCATTCCTCCAAAAGTTATAGTAAGTGATGGAATTTCTTCAAGTGAGCTCAATGAGCTCTGTTATCAATATATCTATGATTATAGAAACCGATTGATCGAAAAGAAAATACCAGGAAAAGGATGGGAGTATATTGTATATAATAAACTCGATCAGCCGGTGCTAACTCAGGATGCCAACCAAAGAGCAAAATCCCCAAAAGAATGGTTGTTTACGAAATATGATGCTTTGGGCAGAGTTGCGTATACTGGAATTATAAAAAATGATCAAAATCGTTTAACAATACAAGATTCGGCAGATAACAATACAAGTTATACCCAGTATGAAACTAAGCAAAGTAATAGCAGCACAATAGCAGCAACATCGGTATATTATACGAATAATACTATTCCTGGGTATATTGATAAGATCTTAACCGTCAACTACTACGATAATTATGAAGTTGGAAATCTAGTAACTTTTAATCCAGCTAATGGCTCCGGAACCTGGGAAGGTATGACAGCAACTGCAGAAGTAAAAGGCTTACCAACGGTATCCCAAGTTAGAGTGTTAGGAACTGATCAATGGATTACTACCGCTACCTATTATGATAATAAAGGAAGAGCTTGGGAAACCCATATAAAAAATGATTATCTCGGTACTGAAGATTGGATTTTAAATAAATTGGATTTTGTGGGCAAGGTTTTAAAAACCCGAACTACCCACACCAAAGACAACAATGCTGCGATAGTAACCATTGATACCTTTATCTATGATCATATGGGGAGATTGTTAGATCAAAAGCAAACGATTAATAATCAAGCAGAAGAGCGAATCATATCAAATACCTATGATGCATTAGGACAATTGGAGTCTAAAGAAATAGGCGGTGGATTACAAGATGTAGATTATACCTATAATGTTAGAGGTTGGTTAAAAGAAATTAATGAGGGCACCACAGATAATGGAGATTTATTTGGTTTTACGATTAATTACAACACCACTACAGAAAACTTAGGAGCAATTGCATTGTATAATGGTAATATTAGTGAAACCAGTTGGAAAACTGCTAATGATAATACCAAAAGGGCTTATGGATACCAGTATGATGCATTGAATAGAATTCTTGCCGGAACGAGTAGTGATGGTAGGTATAACTTAAGTAATGTATCCTATGACAAAAACGGAAATATCGAAACCTTACAAAGAACCGGTGCCATTGTAACAAACCCAGATCGAAGTAGATCTGGTGATTTTGGCATGATGGATCATCTTGCCTACGAATATGATGCAGGGAACAGGTTATTAAAAGTTACCGACGAGGTAACTATGCCTTTTGGGTTTACCAAGAATGCCACAGTTGCAGGAGATGAGTATCAATATGATGTTAACGGTAATATGACTGTGGATCATAATAAAGGAATATCCAGTATTAGTTATAATCATTTAAACTTACCTAATACTGTTGCCATTTCTAATAGTGAAGGAACAGGAAATATTACTTATATTTACGATGCCACCGGAGTAAAACAAAAGAAAGTTGTCTCTGGAGGAAGTTCTTTAGCAACAGAATACGCTGGTAACCACGTGTATGAAAACGGACAACTTAAGTTCTTTAACCATGCAGAAGGGTATATAGAACCTAATGGAGAAGGTGAGTTTGATTACGTATACCAATATAAAGACCATCTGGGAAATATAAGACTCTCATTTTCTGATAAGGATAAAGATGGGAAAATTGATGTGCTGAGAAATAATGCAGATGCAGACGGTGATAATGATTATGCTCACGAAATCTTACAAGAAAAGAATTATTATCCCTTTGGACTACAACATAAAGGGTACAATGACCTCATTGTATCAGAACATAACTATGGTTTTACTGGTAAAGAAGAACAGGATGAACTTGGTTTGGGATGGATAGATATTACCGCACGTAATTATAATCCTGAAATTGGTAGATGGATGAATATTGATCCATTGGCAGATCAATTCCCTTCTTTATCACCATATAATTATGCCTTGAATAATCCTCTTAATTTCGTTGATTTTGATGGAAAAGCTCCTGATCCCGTTTTATTGAAAGTTGTACAAAATGCTATACAAAATTTTGCTGTAACCTATGCAATAAATAAAATTAATGCTGCTCATCAAAAAGTTTTTGGTAAAACAAGTTTAGATCGCCCAGTAATTTCTTCAATACCTAAAGGAGAAAAAAAATACATATTTGAAGAAGGTTATTTAAATGCTTTGTTAGGAACAAATGAAGTCAATTTTGATGGGAAGGTCGCTCTGAACGGAAGAAATTTCGATATAATAGGCTCCTTTCATAAAAAAAGTAATAATAGTTATCACGAGATTAATTCAGTTGATGTACTAACTGGGAAGGATGGAAGCAGATATACTTCTTATGCATCTGGATTTGATGGAGGATTTGTTGTCGAGTTGACGGGAGGTACAACAACCATCATGAGACTTTATCTTCCCGATGCAGAAACTCACAAGATTTTTGAAA
Coding sequences:
- a CDS encoding DUF6443 domain-containing protein translates to MKNIVTQIATVLLVLVSVVVTAQTADTVIIENETINASSDPALLNISAGQKIIIKPTTWIQPGTVFSATISGDPYVNPLLSTDENYVFTRVYQKEKTSFSEVSNNSDVIESITYFDGLGRATQQIGIKASPDKKDIVTHMEYDTYGRQAKQYLPFERQNEVIGSYDPVDVITDINSYYKTKYPNDFIGMAEADVNAYSETIFEKSPLSRPLKQAAPGLDWIAKTTGDDHTIKLDRRANNAADDVVYFRVNFIDGNTEAPSLVKVGDYPDNELFVNITKDENWVTGDGDNHTTQEFTDKSGRVILKRTFNSSPSGGGAAGGGGAHDTYYVYDDFGNLTYVIPPKVIVSDGISSSELNELCYQYIYDYRNRLIEKKIPGKGWEYIVYNKLDQPVLTQDANQRAKSPKEWLFTKYDALGRVAYTGIIKNDQNRLTIQDSADNNTSYTQYETKQSNSSTIAATSVYYTNNTIPGYIDKILTVNYYDNYEVGNLVTFNPANGSGTWEGMTATAEVKGLPTVSQVRVLGTDQWITTATYYDNKGRAWETHIKNDYLGTEDWILNKLDFVGKVLKTRTTHTKDNNAAIVTIDTFIYDHMGRLLDQKQTINNQAEERIISNTYDALGQLESKEIGGGLQDVDYTYNVRGWLKEINEGTTDNGDLFGFTINYNTTTENLGAIALYNGNISETSWKTANDNTKRAYGYQYDALNRILAGTSSDGRYNLSNVSYDKNGNIETLQRTGAIVTNPDRSRSGDFGMMDHLAYEYDAGNRLLKVTDEVTMPFGFTKNATVAGDEYQYDVNGNMTVDHNKGISSISYNHLNLPNTVAISNSEGTGNITYIYDATGVKQKKVVSGGSSLATEYAGNHVYENGQLKFFNHAEGYIEPNGEGEFDYVYQYKDHLGNIRLSFSDKDKDGKIDVLRNNADADGDNDYAHEILQEKNYYPFGLQHKGYNDLIVSEHNYGFTGKEEQDELGLGWIDITARNYNPEIGRWMNIDPLADQFPSLSPYNYALNNPLNFVDFDGKAPDPVLLKVVQNAIQNFAVTYAINKINAAHQKVFGKTSLDRPVISSIPKGEKKYIFEEGYLNALLGTNEVNFDGKVALNGRNFDIIGSFHKKSNNSYHEINSVDVLTGKDGSRYTSYASGFDGGFVVELTGGTTTIMRLYLPDAETHKIFENLLNKSGEDYLNNLIQENPELAKLFGLANLKDEVDNLYNSFGRDNPYDENSEQGKRYLRIRNTYRDRRNTYRNEEHFFEELRKKINLDIK